tacattgtgagaccctatctatttaatggaaggaaggaagaaaagaaaactaatatcACAAGGTACTTTCAGAGAAACCTCGCCCCACTTCTGCCCTCATATCGATTCCTGTCTCCTACAGCCAGCCGGTTTCCGTGTTGTTCACACCTAAGTGTTTCATGGATGTGAGCATATACACGCATGTGTATTTTCCTTTCACTCACAGGTGCTGAAGTAAAGCCCCAGAACAGACTAGTCCCCAAGGAAgcttgctgtttattttttaaactctattgtactattattgtgtgtgtgatgtgtaagGGATGTACATACATGCCATTGTGCGcatgtgagggtcagaggacaaccttatgGAGTCAGTTTCTCTGCCACCTCTCTGTGCGTTCCTGTGGTTGGTTGGGCTTGGGTCCCACCCAGGCAGGCTCGAGTACCTTTACCTGCATCTCCTGACCTGGTCTTATATTTTTGAGTGAAGGAAGGTCTTACTATACTGTCCAGGCTGCCCATGGGCTCCTGAGCTCAAGTGATCCTCCCTCCTCAGCTGCCCTAGTAGCTAGGACCATGAGGGTTTGCCACCTGAGGAAGATGTGACCACAGGCCAGGTCAGCCTTGTGCCCTGGTGTGGTCAGATCCTTAAGTTGAGGTAACGTCTTGGACCTCGTCAAGGAGAGCTCGCCCAGTCAGCAGGGGCCGGCGCTCTTTTGACCCAGGACAGTCCTTTGAGAGCCCTTCCCAGCACCAGTGCCTGCCTTGTGGCTCCAGTTCGTCTGCTTCTCCAAATCCAGCTCTCCCATTTCAAGTTATACTTGGGATTTCCTCTCCCGCCTCTCAGGGGTTTCTATGGTTACTGGTGTCCAGCAGAGTCTTTGCCTCCTGCctctagctgtttttttttttttttttttttttttttttttttttttttttttaccctgtcTTTGTCCAAAGCAAATTCTTTGGCTAGTCAGGACTTGCTTTCTCTGTTTCGCTTTGGTGGTGCTGAGAGTGAACCCAGGGACTTAGGCAAGCCCTCCACCACCAAGGCACACCCCAGTCCGCTCCTTCTTGTTTTGTAACTATCTTGTACATACATAGGATGAATGTACAGTAAAATGCACATAAGTGGCAGTTTAATTAATCCTTAAATTCATTAAAGTATGTGCTCTTCCATGTAATCTTCTCCATCAAGATGTGGCTTGTTTCTCCATGTGCCCCATGCAGGCTGCACAGCTCTGACCTCTGTCCCCATGGGTTGCTGTTACTTGGTCTTTATATAAGTGAGATCATTCGAGATCCATCCTAAagctggtttctttttttttttttttttttttttaatttttgtttatttttattttatgtacattggtattctgcctgcatatctATGTGAGGGAGTCATATCCCCTGGAataggagttacaggcaggtgtgaactgccatgtgggtattgggaattgaacctgggtcctattgagcagccagtgctcttaccgctgagccatctctccagcccctaaatctggtttctttttttaaaaaaaatgtagccgtgtggtggtggcgcacgcctctaatcccagcactcgggaggcagaagcaggcggatctctgtgagttcgaggccagcctggtctacaaagtgagttccaggaaaggcgcaaaactacacagagaaaccctgtctggaaaaaccaaaaaaaaaaaaaaaaaaaaaaatgtaaagggtTGTAGGGAGGCATGATAGCACAggactttaatgccagcatttgggaggcaaaggcagattactctgtgagttcaatgccagcttggtctacatagcaagttccagaccagccagagctgtaatgtgagtctctctctctctctctcctctctctctctctctctctctctctctctctctctctctctctctctctctctctcccccctccccctctccctctctccccctctccctcccccccccacacaaattaattctttctatgtgtgtgtgttcatgagtgtggaggccagaggtggatcttcctctgtggctctccactgtggtttttggagacagagtctctcactaaatCTGAAGTtcaccaaacacacatacacacacacactctctctctctctctctctctctctctctctctctctctccctctctcctgtctcttcccctcccccataaaGAGGCTACAGACCCCCACAATCATGTCTGACTTTTTATGTAGGTGGTAggagggatcaaactcagggcctcatctTGCATGGCAagaaccatctccccaaccccaacttctgtattttttatttttaagatttaaaaaatttttatttcatgtatgtgtatgtatgtggcagGGGTGGAGGTATGGATAGGTCCATGTGGGCACAGGTGccattggaggccagaagaggacatcatgaACATCAGGTAACATGGAGCTGTAGTTAGAAATGGTTGTGAATTGctttatggggtgctgggaactgaacccaggtcttcagcaagagcagtatgtgatCTTAACTTTTGAACTTTCTCTccagtctttgttttttgttttatttttatttatttatttatttttatctatttattcatttatatattttggtttttcgagacagggtttctctgtgtagatttgcacctttcctggatcttgctctatagaccaggctggcctcgaactcacagagatccccctacctctgcctcctgggtgctgggattaaaggcgtgtgccaccaccacctggcccagtcagtgttcttaactgctgagccatctctctagcccaagaaGTTTGGAGAGAGGAATCCCAGGCAGAGCCTCTGCTCCAATTTTTGGGAACACAGGCTGCTTCCACCATTTTTTTGGAGAggggggctgtcctggaacttgctctctagaccagctagtcttgaactcacagagatccgcttacctctgacttccaagtgctggtgtgtgtcccaccacctcctggccagtccttatgttgtttgtttttattctttctttctttctttttttttttttttgttttttgttttttggttttttgaaacagggtttctttgaggCCCTCACTCTCTTCTCATCTTCAAGAGATGCTGCCGGCTAGGCAGAGGGGCATAGAGCCCTGATGGCCGGAAGCTGAGTTAGTGAGAACAAGAAGTCAGATTCCTGCATTGAGGAGCCAGAGTTAAAGCAAAGTGTGCTCTAGAAAAGGTAGCATCTGTCCCCAAGGCCAAAGGGGGCCTAACCTGAAAATGGAAGAAGGGACCTGTGCCCATGCAAGTTTGGGTCTTTATGTCcgtgtttgtgtgtatggatatacatgcactacatgcatgcctgtatCCATAGAGACAAGCGGGCATTGGAGCCCCAGGAATTGAAGTCACAGGttattgtgagccaccgtgtaggtgctgggaactgcaccgaggtcctctggaagaacagtaagcactcttaacctctgagcatctcttgacagtctttttctcttttaaataaatgtctttatttattttacatactggctgcatttcctcctcccagtccctcccccgagagttttttttaatctagagtCACTGGTCTCTCAGTCTGGACTTTCTTACTCTCCAGAATTCTAGTAACAGTGAGGCATGGGTGTTGTGTCCACTTGACTTGGGGATAATAGTGGCAGGCTGGACTTCCTGAAGTCTTGATGAAGACTGGGGTGTGGTGACTTTGCAGTCCTTGTCCATAGACAGACTTTTCCCCTTGCCTGGGCATTTCCCCAAGACTCACTAGCCAGAAagaaggagagatgagaggaagCCAGGACCACAGCACCCTGCTCATCCTTGCCTTTCTCCAGGGGGCCTCTGTAACCTGTGCCCGGACAAGGCCAACAAGGAGCACATCCTGCAGGCCGGAGGCATCCCGCTCATCACCAACTGCCTATCCAGTCCTAACGAGGAGACGGTGCTATCTGCTGTCACCACACTCATGTACTTGAGTTCACCCGGCACCAACCCCCATCCCGAGCTCACCTCCTTGCCTGTGGTCCAGTGCATGCTGCGCTTTTCTCTCTCGGCCAACACAAGGCTCCGGAACCTGGCCCAGATCTTCCTAGAAGACTTCTGCTCCCCAAGCCAGGTGGCTGAGGCCCGCAGCCAGCAGGCCCATTCAGCCCTGGGTATCCCACTGCCAAAGACTGAGGCCCCACAACAGCCCTGATCCAAGGAGACCGCAAGAccctgtcactttctgtctgagATTAGTTCTGTCATAGGCATAGAAAGCACCTTGAGCCCATCCTGCCCAAGAGATGCCTGGTCAGCTGTATGCAAGGTACAGTCTCTGAGTATGGCAGGTATTTATGGCCAGGAGAAGCCGTAGGAATGAAGAAGCCAGACCTGAGATGCTTAGAGGAGAAAACCAAAGTTGGTGTGGCCTTCAAGGGCTGGCACTGCCAACAACTGCAGACAGCAGACAGCTCTGGTGCCCCAGTGCCCAGCTAATGCCCTCACGTGAAAGGCCTCGCATAGGGTGTACTCACTGAGCAGCTGCTGGACCAAGACTTGTGAGAGCAGCCAGTAACATGAGTGTCCAGAGTGACGTCGATGACTAGAGATCAGTTGGCCTTATTAGCTGGGGAGGTGCTGTGGGGTAACTCCTCTAGCACCGAGGCTGGGCATTTGGGCACGGCAGACATTGACTTGGacagctctgtagcccagaaacAAATGTCCACACACCCCTGCCTGTTAGGCACCGTGTGAAGAATGCAGCGATGAGTCTCTGCCCTTGGGTGTCACCTGAAGGACTAGTAACCAGAGGCCATCAGGCATTAGGAGTTAAGCACAGAATAAAGACGGGACCAGGGGTGGAGGTGCATACCTTGTCCCTTTGGAGAGGCCCTACATAGATCCTAGGACATGGTCAGAAAGACAGCGACTTCAGCTCCTCCGGTGACCAGGCTGTGGACCCCTCATGTACCAGCTGCCAACTGTGGCATCCCTGTCCCTTCAGAAAAGTTGCTCTGGCCCCTCTGCCTGTGATCAGATCTTCTGACACTGGAGTAGGAGCCCTGGATATGAATGAACCCTTCATGGCTATCCAGATCTGCTTCCCGCCATTCTCCAGGAACCACTGGCTCCCAGGGCAGCTGTCAACCCATTAGGACTGACAGATATTCAATAAAGACACCTAGAACTAGATGCCGGAGGAGCACAGTGGCTCGAACCTGTAATCCAGTCACTTGAGAAATGGGGGGGAGTcataagtttgagactagcccaCCTGGTGAGTCCCTGGCCAACTTGGGCTATGGCCTGTCAcaaaaggaagaagcagggtcCCAATAATGTCAGGACAGCCAGATCCTGTAACTGGtgactcccccctccctccctcctgtgccagtgaaagaaaaatgaagctgggGGGAAAGTGAAAAGAGGGTGGACCTGATGAGGAGTTGGGGTTCAGGAAAAATGGGGGTCCCCACTAGATGGGCAACTAAAAGCTGTGTTAGAGGAAGGAGATCTTCAAGGGTGTGGCACTGAGGCTGTCTGTACAGCCACTagatgagggaaggaagaggccTCTTTATCAGAACCACCCCTGGGCACAGGCCCTCTCCTCTCCTAAGAGAAGGGTCTTCAAAGAACCAAAGCCtcacttttggtttttatttttattaaaaaaatctcctGATTTTCCCGTTGTATTTCTGTGCCAGCCCTGCTCTTTCTGGGTGCAGCCATCTTGAGAGGGGCCAGATGGCGGAGTTTGTTCAAGTGGAGGTTACAGTGGCTCCCAGCCTGGAGAAAGTCATTTGTGCGTGCAGGCTGCTTCTGTTGACACACCTCAGGGTCCTTCACAGGACGGTTCGCTTGCTATCTATGATGCCCCTCCAGTTATCACTCCAGGAAAGCAGCCGTCTCCTGGTGGGGGGCAGGGCCAGGTGCTGATTGTGGCAGCAGGTGAACAAGATGTGCTCCCAGCTTGGGGTCTCCTCAAGGCCTGCAGGAGGAAAGGCACAGCATGCAGCCTGTAATCTGGTTATTTTTATTCCTCTCCCTAATCCCAACAACAGGCCAGGTGCCTGGAGGTTGTCAAGATTAACTGGCCCAACCTTGAATGGTGTCTTTGTCATCAATGAGCAGGTCCCCCATGACTACTGTCTTGTCCCTGGTCAGGATAATCCGCTCCACAAACTCGGGCCCCAGGTTCTGCTCTACCCAACGATACTGTAAAGGGGGGGGGAAAGGCAGATCGGCCAGTGAGTGGGCTTGCTAGACTCTAAATGCAGGGTCAGTGAGGCGTTGGGTTAAGTGGGACTAAGCCTGAAAAGTGTGGTActccttccccccaacccccactttctgtggtttatttttaaaaaccaaatttgGAAAGCTAGATCTGCGCAGGCGCCGGCACCTTCTCGCCCACACAGTGGTCGTACTTCCGCAGTGGGCTGGTGCAGATGAAGACCTCGGTGCTGCAGAGAGAGGGGGCAGTTAGGCCTGGGGAGCGGGCTGACCTCCCgccgccccctcctcccctccttacTCTTGCAAGGCGTTCATCTCTCGCAAAGCGTCCACGGCCCCAGGGATGGGCTCCAAGTTTAGGAAAAAGCCTGGAGCTTCATACACACTGGCCAGTTTCTCCTGAAAGAGACAGACCTCATCCCGCTCCTGTCTTACAGCAGGGGGAGCCCCAGAGAGGACCCACACTAAGCAGCCCACCCGGGATAAAATGCTGGAGGTGGGTGAGCGCTCTCAAGCTTTCTAGTCAGGGGTGAATTGTGGATTCAGAAGCTGGGGTGACTGGAGTAGAACCCAGATGGCCCTGCCCAGGGAGGGGAATCAAGGTTCTCCGTCGGCCTCCTACCGCTAGGTCCGGCCGCAGGGCTCGGTACTGCTCGCTGGCGAGGAAACCGCGCCGCTGCTCCAGCGGCACGTGCGGGTCCCCGGGGAAGCGGCGGCGGAAGCCCTGCAGGAGGCCAGACTCGAAGTCGGCCAGCACGCCGTCCATGTCCACCAGCACGCGCACTGGCCGCCGCCGCACCGCCATGGCCGCGCGCGGGGTCTCCGCCGAGCAGAGCAGCAACGCACAGGGTGCCAGTCCCGGAAACAAGCTTCCGGGACGCGAGCAGGGGCGGGGTTCGACCCAGCTCATTTGCATAGTGTCCAGGGAGGTACCCAGGATGGCCCTGCGTTTCTTACTTGGCCGCCACTCCTGTGTAGTTTCAGTATCCCGCTCCCCCGGACCTCCCCGAGATCCTTGCAGTGTGGGACCTGCTCCACATGCTGCATGCAGACTGTCTCCCTTGTTTGTTCAGGTTGAAGGTGGACAGGAGCCCACCGGGACCCCAATTCCCAGATCATGAGGCTCCCAGTTCAAGAAAGGACCCCTTAAAGACAACTGTGGGCATGAGATGGGCTCTCAAAGAGATGGAGTCATAAACCAGAGTTGGTTTCAAACAGTAACGTTGATTTCAATCTGAGTCCACTGCTTTTTCTCTGCAGCCGAGGTCTCCAGTAGAATTAAAAACTTCCAGTTCCTTCTAGAGAAAACGTCAAACGTTAGCACATACATCTGGTTTTGTATATTTCACAAAGTTCATGTCGACTCTCACATTGATTTACCAACCTATAAATGCAGATGAGCAAGCCCTCTTGATGGCTGTTCTTCCCTATTTAATgactgcccctccccctcacaGGGGATTCCtgtgtgtagccccagctgtcctggatctcactctgtagaccaggctgggcctgaactcagagatccacctgcggagtgctgggattaaaggagggaGCCACTACACCCAACTGTCCATGACTCCTAAACCATCGTGGTGGAAGCATCACAACACAGAGCCCGGCATCTCACTTGAAAAGCCAGTTTAAAACAAATGAGCCAAGTATGAtggggcatgcctttaaccccagagatcttcctgccactgcctcccgagaTTCTGGAGGTTTctaaattccaagacagccaaagctacatagtgaggaccctgtctcaaaaacaaaaatgtaagtcTTTACTTTGTGACTGAATTTTCACCAAGCCAGGCAACTCAGACAAACTGAGTTAAAAGGTTCATCTGCAGGTGTGTTTCTCCTGCCCTTTGGGTAacttttaacaatatttttatgCCGTGCAGTGAGGTGCTggtgcattttgtttattttatttttttttccccgagacaaggtttctctgtgtagctttgctcctttcctggaactcactctgtagaccaggctggccttgaactcacagagatccgcctgcctctgcctcccaagtactgggattaaaggcgtgcgccaccactgcccagcctagtgCATGCTTTTCTAatttcagcactgggaggcagtggcaggcagatagatctctatgagttggaaaGCCAGCCAGGTAtacacagctagttccaggacagtcagggctacacaaagaagctgtctcaaaaaaaaacaaaacgaaaattACTTTAGAATtctgtacatgtatacaatgtatttttaaccTATTCACCCTGGACTTCCTCAACACCTCccagacgcccccccccccacctttttgCAACAGTGTTTTATGCACCCAGGtttgcctcaaattcactatgtaccTGAGGCTAGTCCTGAACCCctgatgcttctgcctccacctctcaagtgcttggattaaatgcatgcaccactgTACTCCACATTTTAAACTAGATTTTattgttttgcccacatgtacatgcaccacatacatgcagtgcctggtgcttgcagaggccagcaAGCGTCAGTTGTGAGCCAAGTGGGTGCCGGGAACTAAACCCGGATCCTTCACCAAAGCAGTGAATGTTGTTAACTGTTAAGCAACCCTCCAAGCACATCAACCCCACCATTTTAAAAGGTTTGAAGATGGTATGACttcatagattcttttctaatgTGGGGTGCTGAACCTTCTCCAGCAAGTTTCCAGTCCAACAATCTGCCCCAACAATGCTGAAACTGGCTGAACAGCCAGCTGCTCCCTCAAAACACCTGTGACCAGGTGCTTATCTCTCTAATAAAAGTTaagactgggctggagagatggctcaggggttaagagcactggctgctcttccagaggtcctgagttcaattcccagcaaccacatggtggctcacagccatctacactgagatctggtgctctctgcctgcaggcatacatacactgTATATGCAATAAATCTTTTAATGAAGCTAAGGAAGAT
This Peromyscus leucopus breed LL Stock chromosome 8b, UCI_PerLeu_2.1, whole genome shotgun sequence DNA region includes the following protein-coding sequences:
- the Nt5c gene encoding 5'(3')-deoxyribonucleotidase, cytosolic type — encoded protein: MQMSWVEPRPCSRPGSLFPGLAPCALLLCSAETPRAAMAVRRRPVRVLVDMDGVLADFESGLLQGFRRRFPGDPHVPLEQRRGFLASEQYRALRPDLAEKLASVYEAPGFFLNLEPIPGAVDALREMNALQDTEVFICTSPLRKYDHCVGEKYRWVEQNLGPEFVERIILTRDKTVVMGDLLIDDKDTIQGLEETPSWEHILFTCCHNQHLALPPTRRRLLSWSDNWRGIIDSKRTVL
- the Armc7 gene encoding armadillo repeat-containing protein 7 isoform X1 is translated as MAQKPKVDPHVGRLGYLQALVTEFQETESQDAKEQVLANLANFAYDPGNYQYLRQLQVLDLFLDSLSEENETLVKFAIGGLCNLCPDKANKEHILQAGGIPLITNCLSSPNEETVLSAVTTLMYLSSPGTNPHPELTSLPVVQCMLRFSLSANTRLRNLAQIFLEDFCSPSQVAEARSQQAHSALGIPLPKTEAPQQP